A stretch of Crossiella cryophila DNA encodes these proteins:
- a CDS encoding ArsR/SmtB family transcription factor, with protein MSVDRADECDLLCLDLPHAEQIRAGLPDLPAVEPAAAAARALGDPTRLTMAAALYSGGELCVCDLSWVVGQAQNLTSHHLRQLKHAGMVGSRRDGRLVMYSLTERGRMLVGAVLGTQATPAIVRG; from the coding sequence GTGAGTGTAGACCGTGCCGACGAGTGCGACCTGCTGTGCCTTGACCTGCCGCACGCGGAGCAGATCCGGGCCGGCCTGCCCGACCTGCCCGCGGTCGAACCGGCCGCCGCGGCCGCGCGGGCACTGGGTGATCCGACCCGGCTGACCATGGCCGCCGCGCTGTACTCCGGCGGCGAGCTGTGCGTGTGCGACCTGTCCTGGGTGGTCGGCCAGGCGCAGAACCTGACCTCGCACCACCTGCGGCAGCTCAAGCACGCCGGGATGGTCGGCTCGCGCCGGGACGGGCGGCTGGTCATGTACTCCCTCACCGAGCGTGGCCGGATGCTGGTCGGCGCGGTGCTCGGCACCCAGGCCACACCCGCGATCGTGCGCGGCTGA
- the phoU gene encoding phosphate signaling complex protein PhoU: MRDSFHHRLDVLVLQLARMCDLTAVAMSRATDSLATGDARLAEGVVADDVIVNQTRTRIEQDAQTLLALQSPVARDLRVIVTVLRSAEHVERMGDLAHHVALAVLRRHPDPVLPAPLRSRFQLMGSIAVRMAGTTGKVVRERDPVLVRTLDAADAEMNELHRSLFQVIGHRWAFGIPAAVDASLLSRYYERFADHAVAVAARTAFIETGTPALI, translated from the coding sequence ATGCGGGATTCGTTCCACCACCGGCTGGACGTGCTGGTGCTCCAGCTCGCCCGGATGTGCGATCTGACCGCCGTCGCCATGAGTCGCGCCACCGACTCACTGGCCACCGGGGACGCGCGGCTGGCCGAAGGGGTGGTCGCCGACGACGTGATCGTCAACCAGACCAGGACCCGGATCGAGCAGGACGCGCAGACGCTGCTGGCCCTGCAATCGCCGGTGGCCAGGGATCTGCGGGTGATCGTGACCGTGTTGCGCTCGGCCGAACACGTGGAGCGGATGGGGGATCTGGCCCACCACGTCGCGCTGGCCGTGCTGCGCAGGCACCCGGACCCGGTGCTGCCCGCGCCGTTGCGCTCCCGGTTCCAGCTCATGGGTTCGATCGCGGTCCGGATGGCCGGAACCACCGGAAAGGTGGTGCGGGAACGGGATCCGGTCCTGGTCCGCACCCTGGATGCCGCGGACGCGGAGATGAACGAGCTGCACCGCTCGCTGTTCCAGGTGATCGGGCACCGCTGGGCCTTCGGGATTCCCGCCGCCGTGGACGCCAGTCTGCTCAGCCGGTACTACGAGCGGTTCGCCGACCACGCGGTGGCGGTGGCCGCGCGCACCGCGTTCATCGAGACCGGCACGCCCGCCCTGATCTGA
- a CDS encoding Chromate resistance protein ChrB: MTERCAASRWLVLVVRVPAEPSRHRVAVWRELRRIGALSLGQGSWVVPDAPVFADGVTRVIELAQRGAGEVLVLDAVGRAEPDTARLTALFTAERTEEWAEFLADCGKFEAEIAKEIRIGKFTMAELEEEEQSLERLRRWHRDIKARDLFGAPAAEEAEARLKHCADRLADYTEQVFQALHQM, translated from the coding sequence GTGACAGAGCGGTGTGCTGCCTCCCGGTGGTTGGTGCTGGTGGTGCGGGTTCCGGCTGAGCCGTCCCGGCATCGGGTGGCGGTGTGGCGGGAGTTGCGGCGGATCGGGGCGTTGTCGCTGGGACAGGGTTCCTGGGTGGTGCCGGACGCGCCGGTGTTCGCCGACGGGGTGACCCGGGTGATCGAACTGGCCCAGCGCGGTGCGGGCGAGGTGCTGGTGCTCGACGCGGTGGGGCGGGCCGAGCCGGACACGGCCCGCCTGACGGCGCTGTTCACCGCGGAGCGGACCGAGGAATGGGCGGAGTTCCTCGCCGACTGCGGCAAGTTCGAGGCCGAGATCGCCAAGGAGATCCGCATCGGCAAGTTCACGATGGCCGAACTGGAGGAGGAAGAGCAGAGCCTGGAGCGCCTGCGCCGCTGGCACCGCGACATCAAGGCCCGTGACCTGTTCGGCGCTCCGGCCGCAGAGGAGGCCGAGGCACGCCTCAAACACTGCGCCGACCGACTGGCCGACTACACCGAGCAGGTTTTCCAAGCCCTGCACCAGATGTAG
- a CDS encoding alkylmercury lyase family protein produces the protein MKLRILTVPDCPNLAPLKENLAAALLGRTDVTVTAEVVSTVDQATRTGMRGSPTLLVDGVDPFANPGQPPSVSCRLYRDEHGNPSGAPTSSQLRAALAPTGDTTSPATDLQRWRARTSPTDPVDRAVHQAILHAFAGTGQPPSPERLQRIAAANNTTADPILRRLHDLDAVRLDPAGAIRVAYPFSATPTRHQVRLATGRTVSAMCAIDALGVPAMLGMDATITSRDPVTDEPVTITIHNGQYSWEPETAVVFAGAAAGAGPSVDFCCHHLNAFTGPASAHRWMSRHPGVPGELLDTATAERLGRHLFGALLQQH, from the coding sequence ATGAAGTTGCGGATCCTGACCGTCCCGGACTGCCCGAACCTCGCCCCGCTCAAGGAGAACCTGGCGGCGGCACTCCTCGGGCGCACGGACGTCACCGTCACCGCCGAGGTCGTCAGCACCGTCGACCAGGCCACCCGCACCGGCATGCGGGGCTCGCCAACCCTGCTGGTCGACGGCGTCGACCCCTTCGCCAACCCCGGCCAGCCACCCAGCGTGTCCTGCCGCCTCTACCGCGACGAGCACGGCAATCCCAGCGGTGCGCCAACCTCGTCCCAACTCCGCGCCGCCCTCGCCCCGACCGGCGACACCACCTCCCCGGCGACGGACCTGCAGAGGTGGCGCGCCCGCACCAGCCCGACCGACCCGGTCGACCGCGCGGTGCACCAGGCGATCCTGCACGCCTTCGCCGGCACCGGCCAACCCCCGTCTCCCGAACGGCTGCAACGGATCGCGGCGGCCAACAACACCACCGCGGACCCGATCCTGCGGCGCCTGCACGACCTGGACGCGGTCCGGCTCGACCCGGCCGGGGCGATCCGGGTCGCCTACCCGTTCTCCGCGACCCCGACCCGCCACCAGGTCCGGCTCGCCACCGGCCGGACGGTGTCCGCCATGTGCGCCATCGACGCCCTCGGCGTACCCGCGATGCTCGGCATGGACGCGACCATCACCTCCCGCGACCCGGTCACCGACGAGCCGGTGACCATCACCATCCACAATGGACAGTACAGCTGGGAACCGGAGACCGCGGTCGTGTTCGCCGGCGCGGCCGCCGGCGCCGGACCGTCAGTGGACTTCTGCTGCCACCACCTCAACGCCTTCACCGGCCCCGCCAGCGCGCACCGCTGGATGAGCCGGCATCCCGGCGTTCCCGGCGAACTCCTCGACACCGCCACCGCCGAACGCCTGGGCCGCCACCTCTTCGGCGCCCTGCTCCAACAGCACTGA
- a CDS encoding heavy metal translocating P-type ATPase, which yields MSDACCGPSEAAPAADPGRLWQVRELQLAALAAVLLAAGRLIGDDPVGTGLTLTAAVTGAATFVPGALRDLVRGRIGVGTLMTIAAIGAVALGQFTEAALLGVLFSIAEGLEHYAVVRTRRGLRALLDLVPPTVSVLRADAEVQVAPAELVLGDRMLLRPGGRAATDGVIRAGRTSLDLSAITGESVPVEAGPGDVVPAGAINGGGAIEVEVTALAADSSLARIVHIVEQAQDRKGSGQRLADRIARPLVPAIMILAVLIAGLGALLGDPLLWLERALVVLVAASPCALAISIPLTVVAAVGAASRQGALVKGGAALEELGRISVVALDKTGTLTRNSPCVVAVHPAGSATREQILAAGAALEARSEHPLARAILAAVDTVPAATDVTAVPGHGLHGVLGGATLRLGKPGWIAPGPLHTEVEGLQEAGATVVLIERDGILLGAIAVRDELRAEASEVIAGLHRLGIEVAMLTGDNARTATALATEAGISTVHADLLPEDKAALVNRLRGNRRIAMVGDGVNDAPALATAEVGIAMGAMGTDVAIETADVALMGEDLRHLPQLLAHARHARRVMLQNVGLSLAIIGVLIPLAAFGVLGLATVVFVHELAEVLVILNAIRAARGTPLAM from the coding sequence ATGTCCGACGCGTGTTGTGGTCCCTCGGAGGCCGCCCCTGCTGCCGACCCGGGCCGGTTATGGCAGGTCAGGGAACTCCAGCTGGCCGCGCTCGCCGCGGTGCTGCTCGCCGCAGGCCGGCTGATCGGCGACGACCCGGTCGGCACCGGGCTGACGCTGACCGCCGCCGTGACCGGCGCGGCCACCTTCGTCCCCGGCGCACTCCGCGACCTGGTGCGTGGCCGGATCGGCGTCGGCACCCTGATGACCATCGCCGCGATCGGCGCGGTCGCGCTCGGCCAGTTCACCGAGGCCGCGTTGCTCGGCGTGCTGTTCTCCATCGCCGAGGGCCTGGAGCACTACGCCGTCGTGCGCACCCGCCGCGGCCTGCGGGCCCTGCTCGACCTGGTGCCGCCGACCGTCTCGGTGCTGCGCGCGGACGCCGAGGTCCAGGTGGCGCCGGCGGAACTCGTGCTCGGCGACCGGATGCTGCTGCGGCCCGGCGGGCGAGCGGCCACCGACGGCGTGATCCGCGCCGGACGCACCAGCCTGGACCTGTCCGCGATCACCGGTGAGTCGGTGCCGGTGGAGGCCGGGCCCGGCGATGTCGTGCCCGCCGGGGCGATCAACGGCGGCGGCGCGATCGAGGTTGAGGTCACCGCGCTGGCCGCGGACTCCTCGCTGGCCCGGATCGTGCACATCGTCGAGCAGGCCCAGGACCGCAAGGGCAGCGGGCAACGCCTGGCCGACCGGATCGCCCGCCCGCTGGTGCCCGCGATCATGATCCTGGCGGTGCTGATCGCCGGACTCGGCGCGCTGCTGGGTGATCCGCTGCTGTGGCTGGAACGGGCGCTGGTGGTCCTGGTCGCCGCCTCACCGTGTGCGCTGGCCATCTCGATCCCGCTCACCGTGGTCGCCGCGGTCGGCGCGGCCAGCAGACAGGGCGCGCTGGTCAAGGGCGGGGCCGCGCTGGAGGAACTGGGCCGGATCAGCGTGGTCGCGCTGGACAAGACCGGCACCCTCACCCGCAACAGCCCGTGCGTGGTGGCCGTGCACCCCGCCGGATCCGCCACTCGCGAACAGATCCTCGCCGCCGGGGCAGCCCTGGAGGCCCGCAGCGAACACCCACTGGCCCGCGCGATCCTGGCCGCCGTGGACACGGTGCCCGCCGCCACCGACGTGACCGCGGTCCCCGGCCACGGCCTGCACGGCGTACTCGGCGGCGCCACCCTGCGCCTGGGCAAACCGGGCTGGATCGCCCCCGGCCCACTGCACACCGAGGTCGAAGGCCTCCAGGAAGCCGGAGCCACCGTCGTGCTCATCGAACGCGACGGCATCCTGCTCGGCGCGATCGCCGTGCGCGACGAACTCCGCGCCGAAGCATCCGAGGTCATCGCCGGGCTGCACAGGCTCGGCATCGAGGTCGCCATGCTCACCGGCGACAACGCCCGCACCGCGACCGCACTGGCCACCGAGGCCGGGATCAGCACCGTGCACGCCGACCTGCTGCCCGAGGACAAAGCCGCCCTGGTGAACCGGCTCCGTGGCAATCGCCGGATCGCCATGGTCGGCGACGGCGTCAACGACGCCCCCGCACTGGCCACCGCCGAGGTCGGCATCGCCATGGGCGCCATGGGCACCGACGTGGCCATCGAGACCGCCGACGTCGCGCTGATGGGCGAGGACCTCCGCCACCTCCCGCAACTGCTCGCCCACGCTCGGCATGCCCGCCGCGTCATGCTGCAGAACGTGGGTCTGTCGCTGGCCATCATCGGGGTGCTGATCCCGTTGGCCGCCTTCGGTGTGCTGGGTCTGGCCACCGTGGTGTTCGTGCACGAGCTGGCCGAGGTCCTGGTCATCCTCAACGCCATCCGCGCCGCCCGGGGGACACCGCTCGCGATGTAA
- a CDS encoding MerR family transcriptional regulator, with amino-acid sequence MRTGELAEQAGVNPQTLRYYERRGLLAPPRRSTSGYREYPPEALSRLRFIKRAQALGFTLDETEELLHLADGGPASCDSARTLATARLTDIEARVADLTRMRDSLSDLVTRCDLPRRDRACGLLHTLGEQTGEAR; translated from the coding sequence GTGCGTACCGGAGAGCTGGCGGAACAGGCCGGGGTGAACCCGCAGACACTGCGGTACTACGAGCGCCGCGGCCTGTTGGCCCCGCCGCGGCGCTCGACCTCGGGCTATCGGGAGTACCCACCGGAAGCCCTGTCCCGGCTGCGGTTCATCAAACGCGCCCAGGCACTGGGGTTCACCCTGGACGAGACCGAGGAGCTGTTGCACCTGGCCGACGGCGGGCCCGCGTCCTGCGACAGCGCACGGACGCTGGCCACCGCCCGGCTGACCGACATCGAGGCCAGGGTGGCCGACCTGACCAGGATGCGGGACTCGCTGAGCGACCTGGTCACCCGGTGCGATCTACCCCGCCGCGACCGCGCCTGCGGGCTGCTGCACACCCTGGGTGAACAGACCGGAGAAGCCCGATGA
- a CDS encoding MFS transporter, whose product MFPLYAAGFVTAFGAHSIAAGLGGYTDHASLLTLGLLLAVYDGAEVVLKPVFGSLADRVGPRPVLLGGLLAFAVASVAFVLAGNPALVGVARLGQGAAAAAFSPAAGALVARLTPQSAQGRAFGGYGAWKGLGYTLGPVLGGILITLGGYPLLFGALGLLAVAVAVWVVLAVPAVPPLPRTRQTVLDLARRLGTGGFLRPTLALAGATAALSVGVGFLPVAGAEHGLGPLATGALVSLLAATAALVQPRVGRARDAGHIGDGPGMALGLTLAAAGMALAGVLPGVAALVVAAILIGAGTGLVTPIGFAHLAAGTPVERLGQTMGAAEVGRELGDAGGPLLVGAVAVAAGALGYGLIGLAVLLAALAMAAARAGGPR is encoded by the coding sequence ATGTTCCCCCTCTACGCGGCGGGTTTCGTCACCGCCTTCGGCGCGCACAGCATCGCCGCGGGCCTTGGCGGCTACACCGATCACGCCTCGCTGCTCACCCTTGGCCTGCTGCTGGCCGTCTACGACGGCGCCGAGGTGGTGCTCAAACCCGTGTTCGGCTCGCTGGCCGACCGGGTCGGGCCGCGGCCGGTCCTGCTCGGCGGCCTGCTGGCCTTCGCGGTGGCCTCGGTGGCCTTCGTGCTCGCGGGCAACCCGGCACTGGTCGGGGTGGCGCGCCTCGGCCAGGGCGCCGCCGCGGCGGCCTTCTCCCCGGCGGCCGGTGCGCTGGTGGCCCGGCTGACGCCGCAATCCGCGCAGGGCAGGGCCTTCGGCGGCTACGGAGCCTGGAAGGGCCTTGGCTACACCCTCGGCCCCGTGCTGGGCGGCATCCTGATCACCCTGGGCGGCTACCCACTGCTGTTCGGCGCGCTGGGCCTGCTCGCGGTGGCGGTCGCGGTCTGGGTGGTGCTGGCCGTGCCCGCCGTGCCACCCCTGCCCCGCACCCGGCAAACCGTGCTCGACCTGGCCCGCCGCCTGGGCACCGGCGGTTTCCTGCGCCCCACCCTGGCCCTGGCCGGGGCCACCGCGGCGCTCTCGGTGGGCGTGGGCTTCCTGCCGGTGGCCGGGGCGGAACACGGATTGGGGCCACTGGCCACCGGCGCCCTGGTCTCCCTGCTGGCCGCCACCGCCGCCCTGGTCCAGCCCCGCGTCGGCCGCGCCCGCGACGCGGGTCACATCGGCGACGGCCCCGGCATGGCCCTCGGTCTGACCCTGGCCGCGGCGGGCATGGCGCTGGCCGGAGTGCTGCCCGGTGTGGCCGCGCTGGTGGTGGCCGCGATCCTCATCGGCGCCGGAACCGGCCTGGTGACCCCGATCGGCTTCGCTCACCTGGCCGCGGGCACCCCGGTCGAACGACTCGGCCAGACCATGGGCGCGGCCGAGGTGGGCAGGGAACTCGGCGACGCCGGCGGCCCACTGCTGGTCGGCGCGGTCGCGGTGGCCGCTGGTGCGCTCGGCTACGGCCTGATCGGACTCGCCGTGCTGCTCGCCGCCCTCGCGATGGCGGCCGCGCGGGCGGGTGGACC
- a CDS encoding ankyrin repeat domain-containing protein, whose amino-acid sequence MTTVPLPERPDLGQLRKQAKQLRRATPDGTLADAQRTLARRYGFASWPRLQRHVEAINSRTWVYTEPTGTESPAARFLRLACLNFAEDAPERPIEAARFLRRHPELPETSVAVAAACADVPALQRLLTAGASATKPAAPFDWPPLMYLAYARLEVSQHNTLAAARLLLDAGADPNDGRFFLGLPTPFTVLTGALGGGEDDQPPHPHGIALARLLLDAGADPNDGQSLYNRMFDERDDFAELLLEFGLGQGDGGPWHRLVPDLLDSPADMVRGLLKWAVTHDQRQRVALLARHGVDVVSPLADGATPLAHALRNGHRELATLLRGLNAPEPELSPVDAFVAAALAGDRTAVEHTPAHVVEAARTARPGLLVWAAAQHRPEAVRLLVDKGFDVNARGRGDMPLEHPWQTALHTAIQVGDTEVVRLLLELGADPGIRDRNFDGDARSWAEHFGRTEVLELLGG is encoded by the coding sequence ATGACGACCGTCCCGCTGCCCGAACGACCCGATCTCGGCCAGCTCCGCAAGCAGGCCAAACAGCTGCGCCGGGCCACCCCGGACGGCACCCTCGCCGACGCGCAGCGCACGCTGGCCCGCCGGTACGGATTCGCCAGCTGGCCACGCCTGCAACGGCACGTCGAGGCCATCAACTCCCGCACCTGGGTCTACACCGAGCCCACCGGCACGGAATCACCCGCGGCCCGCTTCCTTCGCCTGGCCTGCCTGAACTTCGCCGAGGACGCCCCCGAACGACCGATCGAGGCGGCCCGGTTTCTGCGGCGCCACCCCGAACTGCCCGAAACGAGCGTGGCGGTGGCCGCCGCGTGCGCCGATGTCCCCGCGCTGCAACGACTTCTGACCGCCGGGGCCTCGGCGACCAAGCCCGCCGCGCCCTTCGACTGGCCGCCACTGATGTACCTCGCCTACGCCCGCCTCGAGGTGAGCCAGCACAACACCCTGGCCGCGGCGCGGCTGTTGCTGGACGCCGGGGCCGACCCCAACGACGGCCGGTTCTTCCTCGGCCTGCCAACGCCTTTCACCGTACTGACCGGCGCGCTGGGCGGCGGCGAGGACGACCAGCCACCGCACCCGCACGGCATCGCCCTGGCCCGCCTGCTCCTGGACGCGGGCGCCGACCCCAACGACGGGCAGAGCCTGTACAACCGCATGTTCGACGAGCGGGACGACTTCGCCGAACTACTGCTGGAGTTCGGCCTCGGCCAGGGCGACGGCGGTCCGTGGCACCGACTGGTGCCCGACCTGCTCGACTCACCAGCGGACATGGTGCGCGGACTGCTGAAGTGGGCGGTCACCCACGACCAGCGGCAGCGGGTGGCCCTGCTGGCCAGGCACGGCGTCGACGTGGTCAGCCCACTCGCCGACGGCGCCACCCCGCTGGCACACGCACTGCGCAACGGCCACCGCGAGCTGGCGACGTTGTTGCGCGGCCTGAACGCACCCGAACCGGAGCTGAGTCCCGTGGACGCCTTCGTCGCCGCGGCCCTCGCCGGGGACCGGACCGCGGTCGAACACACCCCGGCCCACGTCGTCGAGGCCGCCCGCACCGCCCGGCCGGGTCTCCTGGTCTGGGCCGCGGCGCAACATCGTCCCGAGGCGGTGCGGTTGTTGGTGGACAAGGGGTTTGACGTCAACGCACGCGGGCGTGGCGATATGCCGCTGGAACACCCGTGGCAGACGGCGCTGCACACCGCGATCCAGGTCGGCGACACCGAGGTGGTCCGGTTGTTGCTGGAGCTGGGCGCGGATCCCGGCATCCGCGACCGCAACTTCGACGGCGACGCCAGGTCGTGGGCGGAGCACTTCGGCCGCACCGAGGTGCTCGAACTGCTCGGCGGGTAA